Within the Streptomyces sp. R41 genome, the region GGGGCGCTTTCGCATGCCTCCGTCCTTCACATGCCTCCATAATGAACCGATCGGTCAAGAAAAGCCGGTCGAGAAAAGAGACCTCATGTCTACGCGTTTCCTTGGCCGGACGGCCCTCGTCACCGGCGCCGGCTCCGGCATAGGCCGCGCCACCGCCCTCGCGCTCGCCACGGAAGGCGCGCAGGTCGTCGTCGCCGGGCGCACCGCGACCCCGCTCGACGAAACCGTCGCGCTGATCGAGGAGCGGGGTGGCAAGGCCCTTGCGGTGACCGCCGACGTGTCGCGCGCCGCCGACTGGCAGACCCTCGTCGCGGCGACCGTGGACCGCTTCGGCTCCCTCGACGTGGCAGTGAACAACGCGGGCGTCTTCCGCGGCGGCCAACCGCTCGCCGACCTCCCCGAGACGGACTGGCACGCACAGCTCGACACCAACGTCACCGGCGTATTCCTCGCCCTGCGGGCGGAGATCGCCCACATGCGCACGCAGCCCA harbors:
- a CDS encoding SDR family NAD(P)-dependent oxidoreductase, encoding MSTRFLGRTALVTGAGSGIGRATALALATEGAQVVVAGRTATPLDETVALIEERGGKALAVTADVSRAADWQTLVAATVDRFGSLDVAVNNAGVFRGGQPLADLPETDWHAQLDTNVTGVFLALRAEIAHMRTQPTGGAIVNIASTIGRHTRRPGVAAYAASKAAVTALTRAAALDHIADGVRINAVSPGASATTMSLRPGETESERVERVRHELPLGRVSATEEVAAAVLYLASDDAASVVGTDLVVDSGGSL